Within the Onychostoma macrolepis isolate SWU-2019 chromosome 14, ASM1243209v1, whole genome shotgun sequence genome, the region TGGCTTTATTAATTCGAGTAATTTCGATAAATAAGAAATAGCGATATATTTCAAGCCGTTTAGAGGAAACCCTTCAAACACGTAAAGTTGTAGCAGCCTAACATCGTTACGTCATGGTAGGTACAGAAGCGTTTAATATTGTAACTTTAAGTGGAGTGAAGTGTTAACTCcattacatttttacttattttacgGTTTACTAatgtgcaaaaaattaaatcatcCGCAATTagtagtaaaatatatttattggcATTATTTTTATTCGAATACATTCCTCATAGACCATGTATTGATTAAGTCTTGTAAAATGATCAGTGTCAATGACTTTATCTATTCTGTTCTGAGTaacctgtgctgcttattaaaatagaaaatcagTTCTTCACAGTGTACATTTTTAAGGTACGAAACAAAGAGTGAacgatctttttttttttaaatatgcgtTAAAAACGTACACCCAAGTATTTGTGACATTATTGAAGTGAAacataattacagtacatttgAAATAGTAAAATGCTACATTTAACAGAGGCTGGCATTTTTgttcaattaaaatttttaaaaatcttagaGTGTTCACGTTGctcaaagtgaaagtaaaaggCTGACCTCTCTGAGGTATATCACAATGCATCCTTGaatatacacataaaatattaaataatgcacatttaaaaactgaaatttaaaattacattaaaaaaaaagatctatcaattatgaaacaaaatcCTTCACAGTTAGATTAGCTATTGCACTGAAGGCAGGCTCCCCGGGTAGGAACGCCCCTAGAATGTATGACAGCAGCATCTatggacacacaaacacaaagaatataaatgttaatCTGGATATTTGTTTCAAAATGGATTTAACCACATAAGAATCTAAGCTAGAGTCCTCACATAGACCAGTTTCTTGTTCTCCTCAGTGTCCTGGAAGATCTTGAACACAGTTTCAACATCAGTCTTCTTGAGAATTAGAGAGTTTGAATCTAAAACCACCACAACAACAATTATGGGATATTAGTTAGGATGAAagaatagtttttaaaaatgaagtggGCAGACCAAGGCATGGGGAAATATTGCACatacattttgaatttataAGCTGCAAAGCCTTCTCCTTGGTCTCGTGTCTTTCTTTGGTCTCGTGTTTCTCCTCACTGTCATGTGGAGGCTGGATGGGCGCGTTTCCTTCTGGCCATATCTTCTCCCGGAAATTGTCAATGTAGGACGCAATCTGAGCTTCAGTGGGATGcatcttttttaaaaagttgtttattttcctgCATGGGAAGAAAATTTATGCTTATCTTTACATCTACAGCTGAATATCTTTGGTGTTTGAATACATATGAAATGGGATACTTACTTCTTTACCAAAGGCTGGACTGGTTTTAGAATGGCATCAACAATGTTAATAAGGACTGAGTTACCTGAAGATGGTAAAGACAAATATTGAATGGCAAAGAAAatcagttttagtttcagttctTGGCAATCATACAAGCCAAACAGAACAAGGGAGTTACATCATACCAGTTATTTCCTTAACTAACTCAAATATGGCTTTGGTGGCCTCAACTTGGTCCCAGTTGTTCTGGGGTTCCTTTTTCTGAGCCTTAGGCTGATTTGCCATCTCGTCTTTGAGCTGTCCGGTTTTCTCTTTTAGTTTGACCTTTTGATATccatttgactttttttgagttaacttttcttttttgtttgttttacccCCAGACTGAGTACTTATAATGCCGTCGACTGAGTCAGATTGTATGTCTTCAGTATGGTTTATGACTAAGCTTGAGATGTCACTGGAGTGTCCTGAAGGACTGACTAATTTTGACCTATTAAGAAAGATATCTAAACTTTCAGCAAGACTCTCCTGTCCATCTGAAACCACATCCTGTTCATCAGAGGTCTGATCTTCCATATCTGGTTCTCTACTTTTGAAGGTGTCAGTTTCTTCACTAGGGTTACAAAACCTAACGTTTGTAGCCACTGGTCCTTCTACAATGCCCCCCTTTGGCTCTTCATCTGTGTCGATGCAGGCTGGCTGTGCTGTCGGTCCACTGTTATCATATGCTGAGGCTCCTGCTCTATCAAGATTTTCTTCTCCTCTGGGATAATGggactgagaaaaaaaaaaacatagtatCACCAGAGGGTGGCAGTATTCTCAATAATTTGCATTGTGCTGTAGCTAAAGGTATACAGGTGCagctcaataaattagaatgttgtggaaaagttcatttatttcagtaattcaactcaaattgtgaaactcgtgtattaaataaagtcactgcacacagactgaagtagtttaagtctttggttcttttaattgtgatgattttggctcacatttaacaaaaacccaccaattcactatctcaacaaattagaatatggtgacatgccaatcagctaatcaactcaaaacacctgcaaatgtttcctgagccttcaaaacggtctctcagtttggttcactaggctacacaatcatggggaagactgctgatctgacagttgtccagaagacaatcattgacacccttcacaaggagggtaagccacaaacattcattgccaaagaagctggctgttcacagagtgctgtatccaagcatgttaacagaaagttgagtggaaggaaaaagtgtggaagaaaaagatgcacaaccaaccgagagaaccgcagccttatgatgattgtcaagcaaaatcgattcaagaatttgggtgaacttcacaaggaatggactgaggctggggtcaaggcatcaagagccaccacacacagacgtgtcaaggaatttggctacagttgtcgtattcctcttgttaagccactcctgaaccacagacaacgtcagaggtgtcttacctgggctaaggagaagaagaactggactgttgcccagtggtcaaaaggcctcttttcagatgagagcaagtttcgtatttcatttggaaaccaaggtcctagagtctggaggaagggtggagaagctcatagcccaagttgcttgaagtccagtgttacgtttccagtctgtgatgatttggggtgcaatgtcatctgctggtgttggtccattgtgttttttgaaaaccaaagtcactgcaccagTTTaccttcatgcttccttctgctgaccagctttttaaagatgctgatttcattttccagcaggatttggcacctgcccacactgccaaaagcaccaaaagttggttcaatgaccatggtgttggtgtgcttgactggccagcaaactcaccagacctgaaccccatagagaatctatggggtattgtcaagaggaaaatgagaaacaagagaccaaaaaatgcagatgagctgaaggccactgtcaaagaaacctgggcttccataccacctcagcagtgccacaaactgatcacctccatgccacaccaaattgaggcagtaattaaagcaaaaggagcccctaccaagtattgagtacatatacagtaaatgaacatactttccagaaggccaacaattcactaaaaatgttttttttttattggtcttatgaagtattctaatttgttgagatagtgaattggtgggttttgttaaatgtgagccaaaatcatcacaattaaaagaaccaaagacttaaactacttcagtctgtgtgcattgaatttatttaatacacgagtttcacaatttgagttgaattactgaaataaatgaacttttccacgacattctactatatttctgtattttctgtatttctaCTATAAATCAACAAACTTTAGCTCTTTGGATAAGACATCAAATCTTGATGTATGTATATTGATCCAAATACATAcaatattgataaaaaatacacagttcaaaagtttggggttggtaacacacagcatacatttttttaaatcgtaattactccaaacttttgacctgtAATATATGCTGTAAATCAACAAAATTTAGCTCTATTTGGACAAGATTTAAAATTTTTCTGTATGTATATTgatacaattatataaaatattgttataaatgtacTACAATTcaaagattttaaatgttttgaagtctcttatgctcaccaaggctgattTATTTGTATcaaaaaatactgtaacaacagtaatattgtgaaatattacaatttttaaaaaaagttttccattttaaatttaatacaaaatgtaatttatttgtatgatggcaaagctgaattttcagaagccattactccagtgtcacataatacttcagaaatcattctaatatgctgatttgctgctcaagaaacagttccttattattaatgttggaaaAAGTTGCACTGGCTAATATATTACTTGCCGAGTAAAAGTATTtacttctttcaaataaatcttactgaccccaaatttttgaacaatAGCGTTTCATCAGTTTCATCATGAGGTTTCCATTAAGCTTTTGACCTAAATCTGTTTTTACCTCATCCTCATCTTGGCCAGGATTAAGAAAGCTTGCAAGTCCATTTAGAAAACTCCAGACACCTCCCTTATGTTCCTTATTATTCAGCAGCTGTACAATGGGACAGAAGAACTGGAATACAGGCTGTGTGAGACCAAGCTGTGCATCAGAAACCAGTTCCTGAAGAGAAATGAGAGGAAAACATTTCCAAGTAATCatttctactgataataacccCTTCTTTAATTCTAGATAGTGTGTGTGACAGCTTACTTGTAAAAAGTGCTCCAAGGCTGATCCAACTACTTCTGCATATGCACCATCAAGATCCTGCTTTGTTTTCTCGACTACTGCAGATATTGAGGGTAAAGTGGAAGtatccttaaaaaaaacaacagaaagagaaaatccTTTTAAAAGCAAGCAACTACATACATTAatccataataaataataaagagtAAAATATTAATGACTATAATACAAAACAGTATGGGCTTCGATACAACTGATGCATTGAAGATTCCTCACCATTTCCTCTCTCACCAGCGagaggctgtgaaaattaagtATATCTGACTGGGTCTTTTTTACATCCCAGTTGAGATTCTCAGGGTTATTTTTCTCCTCCAGGTGAATCGTGAAACACAGCTCTTCATTTTCCTTTTGAACCTAAGACAACAGGGTTTTTTAATTGTTCAACTCAACTCAGCTTGCAAGCTGTTTAGCTTTCCTTGTTTTTAACATATGCCTTACATTTGTAACACGGACTGCCCACTTCCCCACCCGCCACATCGCATAGGAAAGTCTAAACTCCATCATATCTTCTTGGACATTTGTTATTAGGTAAACATCCATTTCACTGTCCTTTTAAAAGAAAGCACAGACAAACTTAGTTGCACCAAAAACTTAATGCAAATCAATTCAATATGCATGTTTTCCATACATAATCTGAGTCCATGCCGTTTCTAATGGAGCTCTCTCTACTGCTTGCACCATCATCTTCAATAACAGCAGATCTTCGTGCTGATAAAGCCTTCTGCAAAAGCTCTtgctccttcttcttcttcttatggTTTTTCTTTTTGGCTTTCTTTGACTTGACCTTATCAACTAATTTAGAAATTCGTTCTTTGAACCCATTGCCTGCTTAGATAACATAGAAAAAGGTAATTAAATCACactattacattatttatgtaCACTTACTGCTCATAAATCAAATTACTAAGATGAAAGAGAAAGATACATCACCCTTCTTCTTTTCTTTCGTGTCTTGAGTCCGACCATCCTCTGCTTCATCTGTCAATCTACGGAATTTGTGAAAACCAGAATTAAGCCACCAAATGAGATTAATATGATGAATATGCTAAAACTATGTGTTTTTGAGATAACTTACACCTCTGCTTCTTCACTTCCCACGGAAGATGAAGGTGTGCCTTCCCTATCTGAGTTTAGCAGGTCTCCTGTTGAGCTTTTAGAGGTTACTCTATCCAGCTGCAAAACCACCATCTGATTCAGGTTGTCTGGATTGCAGAGGCATGTCACGAGCACATCAAGAGCTAGAGATGGACAACaggaataacaaaaaatatcagTAAATTAGTAGAAATTAGACAATACAATTAGTACATCACAAAAATAActtctactactactaaaaaaacactactatttaaaaggtttggggtcaaAGTTTTGCTCAAACATTAAGAAGCAcacctgttttcaacattgataataaaaagaaatgtttcttgatcacaaaatcagcatattagaacgatttctgaaggatcatgtgacactgacgactggagtaatgatgctgaaaattcagcttttgcatTATAGgaataaactgaattttgcagttttaaattgtaataatatttcactttttcactGCATTTTTAAATCAGAAAAGTGCAGCCTTTAAGGGAATCTGTTAAGAAAGACAAAGGTTTTAAAGCACCAACAATCATGATTTGGTATACAAAATTAATTCTATAAAACAAATTTCATTTtgaatgtatattaaatatgacGTTGGAGGCAGTCAGAGAAAGAATTCACTCTGTCACCATAACCATTATGAACAAAGTGAAGATTAGTTGTTTTGATATCCAGGAGTATTGTGGCACACAAAAATGaagataaaattgaataaagATCAATGTTGAAGCAGTGAAAACATGTTGAGACTATCCTTGAAGCATCGAGTGACAAAGTAATGCTTGTTTCAGAGATACTATCCTAAACAGAACCATGAATGCTACAAATGTTGATGCCAGACAGCTGATGAATGTTCCGATCATTAGAAAGATCGTTAGAAAGTATTTAGCACAAAGGTCAGTATGACTAACCTTTTGTAGTAACAATCTCAGTTAGGACACACTGGTAGAGTTTTGCTTCCCAAAGGTACTCAGGAAAAAGGTTTCTCACCAGAGCTTCAGAAAAGGTCCTGAGGACTGCCATCTCCTCAGACCTCGAGCCGAACACTGGAGAGCTGAAACAGGTAAACAAATGAGCATGCCGGTTTTCATAAGGACTCATTTTACTAGCAGCATTCCTGGAACTTCATCATGTGATGAGTCATAGGTTGGGATGGTAAAGTCCATGAGATTTGGCAGAAAAATTCtttgattttaaaacatgagCACAAGAATCATAAGACTCAGTTGCTGTGCTGATGGTCTCTAAAATGGACTAAGCATAAAACAGAACAGGAAGAGAAATGGTAAAAAGATAGTGATTATTACATAATATTCTCAGAATAAATGACGCGTACATAACACAGACAAACTCGCTCACCCATCTGACTGCTTTGCGTTATGCAGGTGCTGAGTGAAGATCCTAATACAACCCACACTGGTAGCCGACAGATCAAAGTTCTTTGCCTTGCAAATGACTCTCTCGACTACCAGGTTAAACTCCTCCTGTAGTGCCCTATGAAGGGGCTGACTGTCACCAAGTTCTGGGACATTGTACCATGGCTGGACCAGGTGAGCATAGGCACATTtaaacactgcaaaaacatttgaaaaaaatcaatttaatcatgcataactgcaatgatcccCTTATAATACCATGTATGTCTCTATCACTTTTGGTGAGGAAATGAACAGGGTATAAAATTTCCTGAAAGTGCTATGCCACACAAAACTATGAAATATTACCATATTATCTGATCTTCTGCTTCCTGTTCTGTCATGTTTACAACAAATCTCATGGTCATATCATGAAAATTCCTTCAGTTACTATCTCCAGACATGCTTGACAGGCACAATGGGGGTGATGCTtgcaaacaacaaaaatgtattatttaccCTGGAGGAGTGACCTCTGTACATTTGGATATATTTGCATTGTCTCAGACACAGGTTGTCCAGCTCTGGCTGCATCAGTCTCATCACTGACACCAACATGGTGAGCTTTCTTTGTCTGAAACAGTAGGATTAAGGTGCAAGGGATTAAATTCCAGTCTTTTCACTAATGATGTCTGATAGCAGAGTCATGAATACAGAAATGAGGTCAGTAAAAGCTTTGGGGGTTTTGCTTTCTGGAAGAACCTCTACAGAAATAAGGAACAGAAAGTGATCTGATGGTTTCTTTTTGACATGAGAAGCGGAACTAGTCTCAACCAAAGAGTTTAATAATTACTAGTAATGATGCCATCCAAATTCTTCCCACAGTTAGTTCTGCCTATAAACTGACTTTGTTATGCATCAATTTACAATAACCATTACAGGTACATATTCAATTGCCTTGATGAAAAATCCAACTTATGACAGAATCTTTGTTTTGGGACACAGACAATGGTTTCTAGTTGGTCAGCaatgtgtatttacattgtGGAAGCTGGAAGACCATTTTGGAGAAGCAAGAAACCAGGTACCAGCTAGTCAGTCCAGTCCAGCAGGTTTTGAAACAAGACAGTAGTTGGTCGACCAGCTAATGACCAGCTTGAACCAGCTAATTGAAACTTTAGAAACCATGTTCCAAAatatagttagttagttagatTTTCCAACAGGACAGTGTCAATCACACTATGCACATGttcaaagtaataataataataatagctagGCAGAAATATTCTTAATGTTCTTAAGTCACATAAGTTGATATATGCAGGAACAATCTTGTTACCTGTTGTTCTGTTTCGACAAATGGATCATCCGTCTGAGTACTTGTTTCACGGTCTTGATTTTTGAAAGGGACAttgaaaaagcataaaaaacaaaagaaggcttgtgtccatatttgtcCAAACTCTGAGAAGAACCAAACAAGTACAAATACAATGGCGAAGAAGCACCGCCAAGTGTACATTGTTAAAAAGGTCCAGGTTCAGAAAGAAATTCCTTTGCATTAGATTGCTTCATTCGTCCACTTAAACGCAACACTTCATCCCGCTCCTCTACTTTCATCCAGACAGACTGAATGCATAACCGGAAGGTAAGTGTTTATGGTTTGAAGAATTTGCGATTGTGACGTGATTGGTGCACTTGAAGATGTCGTAGTAGGCTATTTTGCCCTCCCTAGAgcttctgcttaatatttactaTAGTCTGCTCTCTGTAGGTAATAATTGCATGGTCCTGCAGTGATTTCATGAACAAATAGTTCTCGTTTACTTTCGCTTTACTACTGACAACCATTTACTGTGTAAAAAATGACAAGAGTAAAGCACGCACCATGCGATAAATTAACTTCAAGCATATGGTGAAGTACTTCCGTACATGCGATTTTCTTCAACCATGTTCGCCGCAGGGTGGCACCCCTACATTTCATTCATTAGGGTCTTTGCAAAACGGGTGGTGAGAATTTGTTCACTTATATTCTTGTTCAAGGTGACAAAATGTATAATAACATCATTACATGTATTgttaattaaatgcattatacCACACAGTCACGCACTCTACCGCGTTATTAACATGgaatattgatattttgaaaGTTCGACTCTAATGAACGAATCGGTGTTTTTGAACAGATCTTTAAATGAACGATTCGCTGTAGTTCACTTTCGCTTGTGCTGAACTGAGCGAACTAGGCGTACAagtcaaagtttatttatttattttatacaaaattaaaatgaccaaAGGCAATCATTACagctctttatttttaaagcacatttttaCAACCGAGGTTgcccaaagtgctgtacaagcATAATAAATACAATGACAAGAAGGACAGACTCAGTACAATTTACAATTTGAACACCAAAAACACATGTGCTATAATTTATATAAGCTGTTGTCTGTATCAGGAGTTTGATAATACAGGTGGTTGGAGGAAGGGGACTTGTTTCGGTCAAGAATGGCTTGCATTCAGTGAAACACTTAGAAACAActctgccacctactggcgtaaCCTTGTAGTCCACAAAAAGGACCACTGAACGAATGAATCTTTTTTTGTGAACGAATTCGAGTCACTGAGATAAATTGATGAATGCTTCATCACTGCTGGTTGTGCACAACCTTCCTCTTCAGCAGGAACAGCGATCCGGTTCGCAGAGGAGAAATGGATTCCTGGACAGGTTAATTCATGCAGCTGGCATATGATTAACCCTCTACAGTCACGTGATGGAGTACAGCACCCTGTCGCTGCCAGCCAGAGATTAAACCCGTAAAAATAGACCCCTATGCCTGAACCTGTACAAGTCATGTGATCTGCGAGTAGAGTCTGCAGCCAGCCAGCGCGAGTTTGAACCGCCTTCCAGGATTGCGTCACGCGCACCAAGACTGTCAGAAGAAGTCTGACTCTTGTGTAATCGGCTCATCCTGTTAACGCATAACGCGatccattttaaaatgtttgtaatttgttctACTGGACTTGACATATTTCTCCCCTAGCAGTGACGAAACTGTTAGCAGGACAACTGACAATTTATAGGATATGCACAattcatattactgtttatTACTTCTATTGATAAATAAGGCTAAATTAATACCAactgatttattaatgtataaCTGTGATAGTGTAGCGTCAGACAATCAAAAAGGGTTTCATCAAACACAATTTAAGAATATTATGAAAACTAACCCCTCCCCCCTAGTCCCAAAGAAATTGGTTTAACAACTTATTGCACCCAATCAGGAGGCCATGATGGCCAGTGTGTATCATCACCATCACCATCCACTATTTATCCCTGCTGAACATCCTGTAATACCATACTCAGGAACTCGCCATGCTTGAAGTGAAGGTGATGCAAGGACGGATTAGCGTGCTAATTTACAACTAGCTTGATGTCTGCTAAGAGGTCAGCGAGGTTTTTAGCGTAAGAGGGCACGCACAAGCCACCTTTTCTAACATGCTGGATTACACTGGAGGAGAGCCATTAGCCTTGCAGCTGTTATAAACCTTCAGTTTCATTCATGCTTCTTAAATGTTATCAGGGCACCTGCAACACGTGGACAGAAGGCCAAATTTATGCCATGTTTTCCCTTCAATATCTTTCATATGGTTCCTCTActgtaaatgaatacatttactgtttttaacctCAACTTGCTTTGCCTATTTGTAGTAATTTAGAGATTCCTTAAGTCTTTACAGGTAAACACTTGAGTAAGGAATCTCTAAATTACCACAAATGTAAAGATGCAGATGGAACATAAATTAACATGCATATCTTGAGATGATACTCCAATATGCATCAATATGTAGAACTCCAAAATAAACCATGAGAGTGTTGCAGGACTGAATTACATTGAGGGGCACAAGTGTCCCCCCCTCAGCTGTCCTTGGCTCAGACTCAAGCACAACTCTGGAAGTCCAACAGGGTATGAGGTTGCAtcttaagaaaataaaataccgCCTGACACTCAGGAACATGTTTAAAAGGCATGCGAGATGTCTAGTCTCTGAATAAACACTTGGACACTTCCAAGTGACAACTCTGCAGTGCAGTTTGAAGGGGATTTGTTTTAAGACCATGTATAAAATGCATCTACTATCGGACTGCCTTAGGAAATCACACTAAATTCTGGCACTAAAAAAGGCCTTGGAGGGCTTTCTGCCTGTGAATCATTCTGGTAGTCCAGTTTGCTGACATGTTTTTAAAGGGTGGGGACAGAGTTTGTTAGAATTTAGGAACAGGGTGGGAGCCATCCAAATGGGTGAATCACAACACCTGTAACGCAAGATATAAAAgctagaataaaaaaaaacaccacacaAGTAGT harbors:
- the si:rp71-46j2.7 gene encoding uncharacterized protein si:rp71-46j2.7 encodes the protein MYTWRCFFAIVFVLVWFFSEFGQIWTQAFFCFLCFFNVPFKNQDRETSTQTDDPFVETEQQTKKAHHVGVSDETDAARAGQPVSETMQIYPNVQRSLLQVFKCAYAHLVQPWYNVPELGDSQPLHRALQEEFNLVVERVICKAKNFDLSATSVGCIRIFTQHLHNAKQSDGSPVFGSRSEEMAVLRTFSEALVRNLFPEYLWEAKLYQCVLTEIVTTKALDVLVTCLCNPDNLNQMVVLQLDRVTSKSSTGDLLNSDREGTPSSSVGSEEAEVLTDEAEDGRTQDTKEKKKGNGFKERISKLVDKVKSKKAKKKNHKKKKKEQELLQKALSARRSAVIEDDGASSRESSIRNGMDSDYDSEMDVYLITNVQEDMMEFRLSYAMWRVGKWAVRVTNVQKENEELCFTIHLEEKNNPENLNWDVKKTQSDILNFHSLSLVREEMDTSTLPSISAVVEKTKQDLDGAYAEVVGSALEHFLQELVSDAQLGLTQPVFQFFCPIVQLLNNKEHKGGVWSFLNGLASFLNPGQDEDESHYPRGEENLDRAGASAYDNSGPTAQPACIDTDEEPKGGIVEGPVATNVRFCNPSEETDTFKSREPDMEDQTSDEQDVVSDGQESLAESLDIFLNRSKLVSPSGHSSDISSLVINHTEDIQSDSVDGIISTQSGGKTNKKEKLTQKKSNGYQKVKLKEKTGQLKDEMANQPKAQKKEPQNNWDQVEATKAIFELVKEITGNSVLINIVDAILKPVQPLVKKKINNFLKKMHPTEAQIASYIDNFREKIWPEGNAPIQPPHDSEEKHETKERHETKEKALQLINSKYSNSLILKKTDVETVFKIFQDTEENKKLVYMLLSYILGAFLPGEPAFSAIANLTVKDFVS